The proteins below are encoded in one region of Flavobacterium nackdongense:
- a CDS encoding peptidase U32 family protein, with the protein MTTTNKIELMAPAGNFESLQAAIDNNADSVYFGVEQLNMRARATVNFTMDDLKEIARRCEAKKIRTYLTLNTIIYDHDLSVVKTLLAKAKEANITAVIASDQAVIAMARGIGMEVHISTQLNITNIETIKFYSLFADTMVLSRELSLRQVKKITEQIEKEQIKGPNGKLVEIEIFGHGALCMAVSGKCYLSLHSDNSSANRGACKQNCRKKYTLTDQETGFEIEVDNEYLLSPKDLCTLDFLDQVIDSGIQVLKIEGRGRAPEYVATVIKTYREAIDSYYEGSFSKEKVAVWMEALGTVYNRGFWSGYYLGQELGEWSDVSGSMATQKKVYVGKGTHYFPKAEIGQFKIEAYDIQIGDKILVTGPSTGAQEMIIEEMYVNDIAADKATKGDDCTFKLPFRIRMSDKLYKIVEA; encoded by the coding sequence ATGACAACAACTAATAAAATAGAATTAATGGCTCCGGCCGGAAACTTCGAATCGCTTCAGGCAGCCATCGATAATAATGCGGATTCGGTTTATTTTGGTGTAGAGCAACTGAATATGCGCGCTAGAGCAACGGTAAATTTCACTATGGATGATTTAAAAGAAATAGCCCGTCGTTGCGAAGCCAAAAAAATAAGAACGTATCTAACTTTAAATACCATCATTTATGACCACGATTTATCGGTTGTAAAAACCTTATTGGCCAAAGCCAAAGAGGCAAACATTACTGCCGTTATCGCTTCAGACCAAGCTGTGATTGCGATGGCGAGGGGCATTGGAATGGAAGTCCACATTTCGACGCAGTTGAATATCACCAATATCGAAACCATAAAATTCTACAGTTTATTTGCTGACACTATGGTTTTGAGTCGCGAATTAAGTCTGCGACAAGTAAAAAAAATCACGGAACAAATCGAAAAAGAACAAATTAAAGGACCAAACGGAAAATTAGTAGAAATCGAAATTTTCGGTCACGGCGCGCTGTGTATGGCGGTTTCCGGAAAGTGTTATTTGAGTTTACATTCGGATAATTCCTCGGCCAATCGTGGGGCTTGCAAACAAAATTGCCGCAAGAAATACACACTTACGGACCAGGAAACGGGTTTCGAAATTGAAGTGGACAACGAATATTTGTTGTCGCCAAAAGATTTATGCACCCTAGATTTCCTTGATCAAGTGATCGATTCTGGCATTCAAGTGTTGAAAATCGAAGGTCGTGGTCGCGCCCCAGAATATGTAGCAACAGTCATCAAAACCTATCGTGAAGCCATTGATAGTTATTACGAAGGCAGCTTTTCGAAAGAAAAAGTGGCGGTTTGGATGGAAGCTTTGGGTACGGTTTACAATCGTGGTTTTTGGTCAGGCTACTATTTAGGGCAAGAATTGGGCGAATGGAGCGATGTTTCGGGTTCGATGGCCACTCAGAAAAAAGTTTATGTGGGAAAAGGAACCCATTACTTCCCAAAAGCCGAAATTGGACAATTCAAAATTGAGGCTTATGACATTCAAATTGGAGATAAAATATTAGTAACTGGACCAAGTACGGGAGCTCAAGAAATGATTATCGAAGAAATGTATGTCAATGATATTGCAGCTGACAAAGCTACCAAAGGTGATGATTGTACGTTCAAATTGCCTTTCAGAATTAGAATGTCGGACAAATTATATAAAATAGTAGAAGCCTAA
- the dprA gene encoding DNA-processing protein DprA gives MTDQDLFHLLALQQVEGVGDIIAKKLITHCGNATEIFKTKTSQLAVIDGIGSVLLKNLKDKSIFEKAEQELQFINSNKIKVSYFQDESYPDRLKHCIDGPVILFTSGNIDLKNKKTISIVGTRQITSYGMEFCRKLIEDLAPLEPVIISGFAYGVDIFAHQLAMEHNLQTIGVVAHGLNQIYPKNHKKYVSKMEQNGGFMTEFWSSSNPEKENFVRRNRIVAGISEATIVIESAERGGSLITANIANEYNRDVFAVPGRTTDKYSQGCNNLIKTQKANVLTSAADLVYILNWEIASQARNDKKAVQKQLFVTLEPEEQKVYDFLLKNGKEMMDIIALKCDFPIYKISGMLLNMELKGVIRPLPGKLFEAI, from the coding sequence ATGACAGACCAAGATTTATTTCATTTATTAGCTCTGCAACAAGTAGAAGGCGTTGGCGATATTATTGCCAAAAAATTAATCACTCATTGCGGTAATGCAACAGAAATTTTCAAAACAAAAACTTCTCAACTTGCCGTTATTGATGGAATTGGTTCTGTTTTATTGAAAAATTTAAAAGACAAATCGATTTTCGAAAAGGCGGAACAAGAACTTCAATTCATAAATTCAAACAAAATCAAGGTTTCCTATTTTCAGGACGAAAGTTATCCAGATCGGCTTAAACATTGCATCGACGGACCTGTTATTTTATTTACTTCAGGAAATATAGACCTCAAAAACAAGAAAACCATCAGTATTGTGGGAACGCGACAAATCACTTCCTACGGAATGGAGTTTTGCCGAAAATTGATTGAAGATTTGGCTCCACTTGAACCAGTGATTATTAGTGGTTTTGCTTATGGTGTCGATATTTTTGCACATCAATTGGCGATGGAACACAATTTGCAAACCATAGGTGTTGTAGCGCACGGTTTGAACCAAATTTACCCCAAAAACCACAAGAAATATGTTTCCAAAATGGAACAAAACGGTGGTTTTATGACCGAATTTTGGAGTTCTTCCAATCCCGAAAAGGAAAATTTTGTTCGTAGAAACCGCATCGTAGCGGGAATTTCAGAAGCCACAATCGTTATCGAATCTGCCGAAAGAGGCGGATCTTTAATTACAGCAAATATTGCCAACGAGTACAATCGCGATGTTTTTGCCGTTCCCGGTAGAACAACAGACAAATACAGTCAAGGCTGCAACAACTTGATAAAAACCCAAAAAGCAAACGTTTTGACAAGCGCCGCCGATTTAGTTTATATCCTGAATTGGGAGATTGCTTCGCAGGCTCGCAATGACAAAAAAGCGGTGCAAAAACAACTTTTCGTCACGCTTGAACCCGAGGAACAAAAAGTATATGATTTCCTCCTAAAAAACGGAAAAGAAATGATGGATATTATTGCCTTGAAATGTGATTTTCCGATTTATAAAATCTCGGGAATGCTCCTGAATATGGAACTGAAAGGTGTAATTCGGCCTTTGCCGGGGAAATTATTTGAGGCGATTTAA
- a CDS encoding HU domain-containing protein: MNIESYISQLLYRYQCVTVPGFGAFLTEIESAQLIENSHSFFPPKKVISFNAHLKNNDGLLANHIAQAEKTSYEYAVSAIQYEVFNWKKALQETGYFAIKNVGNFSLNADHNLVFTPSEQTNYLTSSFGLSAFVSPVVKREIFEEKIEALEENIEENEVIKLIPERRRASVYLKYAAVFVLGLGIAGAVGYPAYQDHIAQETIMVEKSVQKQVQNKIQEATFFIENPIPAVTLTVKESKMSYHIMAGAFREEKNAEKVFQKLSDQGYKARRIPQNKYGLYPVLYGSYATFAEAEKAKQEIRNTVNPDAWILIESL, from the coding sequence ATGAACATCGAATCTTATATCTCGCAGCTTTTATACCGTTACCAATGTGTAACCGTTCCTGGTTTTGGAGCTTTTTTGACTGAAATTGAGTCCGCTCAATTAATTGAAAATTCCCATTCCTTTTTTCCTCCAAAAAAAGTGATTTCTTTCAATGCCCATCTGAAAAACAACGATGGATTGTTGGCCAATCATATTGCTCAGGCCGAAAAAACTTCATATGAGTATGCCGTAAGTGCAATTCAATATGAGGTGTTCAATTGGAAAAAAGCTTTGCAAGAAACTGGATATTTTGCCATCAAAAATGTGGGTAATTTTTCCCTAAATGCTGATCATAATTTAGTTTTCACCCCTTCAGAGCAAACCAACTATTTGACGAGTTCTTTTGGACTGAGTGCTTTTGTTTCGCCAGTAGTGAAAAGAGAAATTTTCGAAGAAAAAATCGAAGCTCTCGAAGAAAATATTGAGGAAAATGAAGTTATCAAACTTATTCCAGAAAGAAGAAGAGCAAGCGTATATTTGAAATATGCAGCGGTTTTTGTTTTAGGATTGGGTATTGCTGGCGCAGTTGGATATCCAGCTTATCAAGACCATATTGCCCAAGAAACGATTATGGTTGAAAAATCGGTTCAAAAACAAGTTCAAAACAAAATTCAAGAAGCCACTTTCTTTATCGAAAACCCAATTCCGGCTGTAACACTTACAGTAAAAGAGTCGAAAATGTCGTATCATATTATGGCGGGTGCTTTCAGAGAAGAAAAAAATGCTGAAAAAGTATTCCAAAAATTATCCGATCAAGGGTATAAAGCGAGAAGAATTCCTCAAAATAAATACGGATTATATCCTGTTCTTTACGGAAGTTATGCCACTTTTGCCGAAGCTGAAAAAGCGAAACAAGAAATCCGAAATACCGTCAATCCCGATGCTTGGATATTGATTGAGTCACTATAA
- the trpS gene encoding tryptophan--tRNA ligase: protein MAKILTGVQSTGTPHLGNLLGAIIPAIELSNNPANESFLFIADLHSITQIKDGKTLRANTYSTAAAWLACGLNVEKVVFYRQSDVPQTAELSWYLSCFFPFQRLTLAHSFKDKADRLEDVNAGLFSYPMLMAADILLYDAQFVPVGKDQLQHLEITRDVASRFNHQMGETFVIPEAIIQKDTMYVPGTNGGKMSKSANNYINIFLEDKALRKQIMSIETDSTPLEAPKNPDTCNAFALYSLLANAAQITTMRENYLAGNYGYGHAKQALFELIIEKFKVEREQYNYYMNNLAEVDALLKIGAEKAGVVANGVLGRVREKLGFE from the coding sequence ATGGCAAAAATACTCACCGGAGTTCAGAGTACGGGAACTCCACATTTAGGAAACTTACTTGGTGCAATCATACCTGCAATTGAATTATCAAATAATCCTGCAAACGAATCTTTTCTTTTCATTGCCGATTTGCATTCGATAACCCAAATAAAAGACGGAAAGACATTAAGAGCAAACACCTACAGTACTGCAGCGGCTTGGCTTGCCTGCGGTTTGAATGTAGAAAAAGTGGTTTTTTATCGTCAGTCCGATGTGCCACAAACAGCCGAATTGTCTTGGTATTTGAGTTGTTTTTTTCCTTTCCAAAGATTGACATTAGCACATTCTTTCAAGGACAAAGCCGATAGATTGGAAGACGTCAATGCGGGTTTGTTTTCCTATCCAATGCTTATGGCTGCCGATATTTTATTGTATGACGCCCAATTTGTTCCAGTTGGAAAAGACCAATTGCAACATTTAGAAATAACCCGTGATGTAGCTTCCCGTTTCAACCATCAAATGGGGGAAACTTTTGTAATTCCTGAAGCCATAATCCAAAAAGACACGATGTATGTTCCAGGAACTAATGGTGGAAAAATGAGCAAATCGGCCAATAATTACATCAATATTTTCCTTGAAGACAAGGCCTTACGCAAACAAATAATGAGTATCGAAACGGACAGTACTCCACTTGAAGCACCTAAAAATCCAGATACTTGCAATGCATTTGCACTTTATTCTTTATTGGCAAATGCAGCGCAAATCACAACAATGAGAGAAAATTATTTGGCTGGAAATTATGGTTACGGTCATGCCAAACAAGCCTTATTTGAATTGATTATAGAAAAATTCAAAGTAGAAAGAGAGCAATACAATTACTATATGAACAACCTCGCCGAAGTAGATGCTTTATTGAAAATTGGTGCAGAAAAAGCAGGAGTTGTAGCTAATGGTGTTTTAGGAAGAGTGAGAGAAAAATTGGGGTTTGAATAA
- a CDS encoding response regulator — protein MNEIKLIIADDHQLFRNGIEELLRKYDDIQIVKSLADGFDFIELINSQFDADIVLLDISMPTVDGFQVLKELKASNSTIKPIVISMHNDGNYIAKCAKMGAYSYLLKNTDEAELILAIRTVSQGRKYFSAEISEKMINFMATSSISENVLSNKETEVLGLISKGLTTNEIAAKLFVSSRTIETHRANILKKLEVKNTAELIKKATEMNLL, from the coding sequence GATGATCATCAGCTTTTTCGAAATGGGATCGAAGAACTACTTAGAAAGTATGACGATATACAGATCGTTAAGAGTCTTGCTGACGGATTTGATTTTATAGAGCTTATAAATAGCCAGTTTGATGCCGATATTGTATTGCTAGATATTAGTATGCCCACTGTGGATGGCTTTCAGGTTTTAAAAGAATTAAAAGCCTCAAACTCTACTATAAAACCGATTGTTATTTCGATGCACAATGACGGTAATTATATCGCAAAGTGCGCTAAAATGGGCGCTTACAGCTATCTTTTGAAAAACACAGATGAAGCTGAATTAATTTTAGCAATACGAACCGTTAGTCAAGGACGAAAATATTTTAGTGCCGAAATATCAGAAAAAATGATCAATTTCATGGCAACTAGCAGCATTAGTGAAAATGTTTTATCCAATAAAGAAACCGAAGTTTTAGGATTAATTTCCAAGGGATTAACAACCAATGAAATTGCTGCTAAACTTTTTGTTAGTTCGAGAACAATAGAAACCCATCGCGCCAATATTTTGAAAAAATTAGAGGTTAAAAATACTGCCGAACTCATAAAAAAAGCGACAGAAATGAATTTGCTATAA
- the tnpA gene encoding IS200/IS605 family transposase, whose protein sequence is MPNSYNKIWIHAIWATKFRNELIDFSIEKQVYSYIREELIELGCPVRIVNGMPDHVHALFLLNPQKAITDVIKQVKGSSSHSINGENLILEKFAWQTGFAAFSVSESQLETVYNYIKNQTRWVKLLNF, encoded by the coding sequence ATGCCAAACTCGTATAATAAAATATGGATTCATGCCATTTGGGCAACAAAATTTAGAAATGAATTGATTGATTTTTCAATTGAAAAACAGGTTTATAGTTATATTCGTGAGGAATTAATTGAACTTGGATGTCCGGTTAGAATAGTTAATGGAATGCCAGATCATGTTCATGCTTTATTTTTATTAAACCCACAAAAAGCTATTACAGATGTTATTAAACAGGTTAAAGGAAGCTCTTCTCATTCTATAAATGGAGAAAACCTAATTCTTGAAAAATTTGCTTGGCAAACTGGTTTTGCTGCTTTTTCGGTCAGTGAATCTCAACTGGAAACGGTCTATAATTATATTAAAAATCAAACTCGTTGGGTGAAATTATTAAATTTTTAG